From the genome of Lineus longissimus chromosome 8, tnLinLong1.2, whole genome shotgun sequence, one region includes:
- the LOC135492250 gene encoding uncharacterized protein LOC135492250: protein MKEVRPVLVLLLLTLCVVLATEWGEDSDEYDLYEEDDMCMGDMDGITINNHNCAQHVQKHPNSCYDAQIYAVCCHSCDVFYLENEDSRPGCEYGDHDEDETFTDDLDGTNFTCKDITAAERHKCSQDGVMSACCASCSQVGQQVSGVTILGKIKEIFDHDEEDFDS, encoded by the exons ATGAAGGAGGTGAGACCAGTGCTGGTGTTGTTGCTGTTGACGTTGTGTGTGGTTCTTGCCACGGAATGGGGGGAGGACTCGGACGAGTACGACCTTTATGAGGAGGACG ATATGTGTATGGGAGATATGGACGGCATCACGATCAATAACCATAACTGCGCCCAGCACGTGCAGAAGCATCCCAACAGTTGCTATGACGCCCAGATCTACGCCGTCTGCTGCCATTCCTGTGACGTTTTCTATCTAGAAAATGAAGATTCAAGACCAG GATGCGAATATGGTGACCACGATGAAGATGAGACCTTCACTGATGACCTTGATGGGACCAATTTTACATGCAAGGACATCACAGCAGCTGAAAGGCATAAATGTAGCCAGGACGGTGTAATGAGTGCCTGTTGTGCTTCATGCAGTCAGGTGGGGCAGCAGGTATCTGGTGTGACGATACTAGGAAAGATTAAGGAAATATTCGATCATGATGAAGAGGACTTTGATAGCTAG